Proteins encoded together in one Nocardioides marinisabuli window:
- a CDS encoding bifunctional aldolase/short-chain dehydrogenase: MTNPTPSTAAALIARSNRLGADPKNTNYAGGNTSAKGSETDPVTGEPVELLWVKGSGGDLGTLTEKGLAVLRLDRIRALVDVYPGVEREDEMVAAFDYCLHGKGGAAPSIDTAMHGLVDAPHVDHLHPDSGIAIATAADGQELTTTIFGDRVVWVPWRRPGFQLGLDIAEIKEKNPQAVGCILGGHGITAWGQTSEEAEANSLWIIDTAAAYIDEHSRPEPFGPALDGYAALPADERRAKAAALAPTIRGIASIDRPMVGHFTDSDVVLDFLAASEHPRLAALGTSCPDHFLRTKVKPLVLDLPAGAGVEESIARLKELASAYREDYQGYYDRHATADSPAIRGADPLIVLVPGVGMFSFGKDKQTARVAGEFYTNAINVMRGAEGLSTYAPIDEAEKFRIEYWALEEAKLQRMPKPKPLATRIALVTGAAGGIGRATAQKLAAEGACVVVADLDLARAEAAAAEIGGPDVAIGVAADVSKADAVQAMVDAAVLAFGGLDLVVNNAGLSLSKSLLETTEADWDLQHDVMAKGSFLVSKAAAKVLIEQEMGGDIVYISSKNSVFAGPNNIAYSATKADQAHQVRLLAAELGAHGVKVNGVNPDGVVQGSGIFASGWGANRAAVYGVEEKDLGKFYAQRTILKREVLPENIANAVFVLCGPDMTHTTGLHVPVDAGVAAAFLR; the protein is encoded by the coding sequence ATGACCAACCCCACCCCGAGCACCGCCGCCGCGCTGATCGCGCGCTCCAACCGTCTCGGCGCCGACCCCAAGAACACCAACTACGCGGGCGGCAACACCTCGGCCAAGGGTTCCGAGACCGACCCGGTCACCGGCGAGCCCGTCGAGCTGCTGTGGGTCAAGGGGTCCGGCGGAGACCTGGGCACCCTGACCGAGAAGGGCCTGGCCGTGCTGCGGCTGGACCGGATACGCGCCCTCGTCGACGTCTACCCCGGCGTCGAGCGCGAGGACGAGATGGTCGCCGCCTTCGACTACTGCCTGCACGGCAAGGGCGGTGCCGCGCCGTCGATCGACACCGCGATGCACGGCCTCGTCGACGCCCCGCACGTCGACCACCTGCACCCCGACTCCGGCATCGCGATCGCGACCGCGGCCGACGGGCAGGAGCTGACCACCACGATCTTTGGCGACCGCGTCGTCTGGGTGCCGTGGCGCCGCCCCGGTTTCCAGCTCGGCCTCGACATCGCCGAGATCAAGGAGAAGAACCCGCAGGCGGTCGGCTGCATCCTGGGCGGGCACGGCATCACCGCTTGGGGCCAGACCTCCGAGGAGGCCGAGGCGAACAGCCTGTGGATCATCGACACCGCCGCGGCGTACATCGACGAGCACTCACGGCCCGAGCCCTTCGGCCCCGCCCTCGACGGGTACGCCGCCCTGCCGGCGGACGAGCGGCGCGCCAAGGCCGCCGCGCTCGCCCCCACCATCCGCGGCATCGCCTCGATCGACCGCCCCATGGTCGGTCACTTCACCGACTCCGACGTGGTGCTGGACTTCCTGGCCGCCTCCGAGCACCCCCGCCTGGCTGCCCTGGGCACCTCCTGCCCCGACCACTTCCTGCGGACCAAGGTCAAGCCGCTCGTGCTCGACCTGCCCGCCGGCGCCGGCGTGGAGGAGAGCATCGCCCGGCTCAAGGAGCTGGCGAGCGCCTACCGCGAGGACTACCAGGGGTACTACGACCGCCACGCCACCGCCGACTCGCCCGCCATCCGCGGCGCCGACCCACTGATCGTGCTGGTGCCGGGCGTGGGCATGTTCAGCTTCGGCAAGGACAAGCAGACCGCGCGCGTGGCCGGGGAGTTCTACACCAACGCCATCAACGTGATGCGCGGCGCCGAGGGACTCTCGACGTACGCCCCCATCGACGAGGCCGAGAAGTTCCGCATCGAGTACTGGGCCCTCGAGGAGGCCAAGCTGCAGCGGATGCCGAAGCCGAAGCCGCTCGCCACCCGGATCGCCCTGGTCACCGGTGCTGCCGGCGGCATCGGCCGGGCCACTGCCCAGAAGTTGGCGGCCGAGGGCGCCTGCGTGGTCGTCGCCGACCTCGACCTCGCCAGGGCCGAGGCCGCCGCCGCCGAGATCGGTGGTCCCGACGTGGCGATCGGGGTGGCCGCCGACGTCAGCAAGGCCGACGCCGTGCAGGCCATGGTCGACGCCGCGGTGCTCGCCTTCGGCGGCCTCGACCTGGTCGTCAACAACGCCGGGCTGTCGTTGTCGAAGTCGCTGCTCGAGACCACCGAGGCCGACTGGGACCTGCAGCACGACGTGATGGCCAAGGGCTCGTTCCTCGTCTCGAAGGCCGCGGCCAAGGTGCTCATCGAGCAGGAGATGGGCGGCGACATCGTCTACATCTCGTCGAAGAACTCCGTCTTCGCCGGCCCCAACAACATCGCCTACTCCGCCACCAAGGCCGACCAGGCCCACCAGGTGCGGCTGCTGGCCGCCGAGCTCGGCGCCCACGGGGTCAAGGTCAACGGCGTCAACCCCGACGGTGTCGTGCAGGGCTCGGGGATCTTCGCCTCGGGCTGGGGCGCCAACCGTGCCGCGGTCTACGGCGTCGAGGAGAAGGACCTGGGCAAGTTCTACGCCCAGCGCACCATCCTCAAGCGCGAGGTGCTGCCCGAGAACATCGCGAACGCGGTCTTCGTGCTGTGCGGGCCCGACATGACGCACACCACCGGCCTGCACGTCCCGGTCGACGCAGGCGTCGCCGCGGCCTTCCTCCGATGA
- a CDS encoding rhamnulokinase: protein MTGGDAGVRVAAVDLGATSGRVMAGTVTPATLRLEEVHRFPNGGVRAGGALFWDVLGIHREMLVGIAEVARTGRLDGIGIDSWAVDYGLLDRDGQLLGNPYSHRDTRTDGVMARVLEQVGADEMYAVTGLQQLPFNTIYQLVAARGTAALESADSLLLLPDLLGYWLTGEVGAERTNASTTQLYDVTTQDWSVELAKRVGLPWAVLPPLRDPGSVVGPLLPDLAEQVGADPGTPVVAVGSHDTASAVVGVPAEGDDVAYISSGTWSLVGLELDRPVLTEAARLADFTNEGGVDGTIRFLKNVMGLWVLSESVRQWQHKRVAGADLATLLDAAAGLTPLRTVVDINAPRLLPPGDMPARIRALAHEAGEPVPQTPAEVTRTILDSLALAYRRHLRSAAELSGRSFDIVHVVGGGSQNHLLCQLTADALGVPVLAGPAEAAALGNVLVQARALGADLPDLAAMRALVRRTHELRRFEPRPGLDWDAAEARVVRP from the coding sequence ATGACGGGCGGGGACGCCGGGGTGCGGGTCGCGGCCGTCGACCTGGGCGCCACGAGCGGCCGGGTCATGGCCGGCACCGTCACCCCGGCGACCCTGCGCCTGGAGGAGGTGCACCGCTTCCCGAACGGTGGCGTGCGTGCCGGTGGCGCGCTGTTCTGGGACGTGCTGGGCATCCACCGCGAGATGCTGGTCGGGATCGCCGAGGTGGCCCGCACCGGACGCCTCGACGGCATCGGCATCGACTCCTGGGCCGTCGACTACGGGCTCCTGGACCGCGACGGCCAGCTGTTGGGCAACCCCTACAGCCACCGCGACACCCGCACCGACGGGGTCATGGCCCGGGTGCTGGAGCAGGTCGGCGCCGACGAGATGTACGCCGTCACGGGGCTTCAGCAGCTGCCGTTCAACACCATCTACCAGCTGGTGGCGGCCCGGGGGACTGCAGCGCTGGAGTCGGCCGACTCGCTGCTGCTGCTGCCCGACCTGCTGGGCTACTGGCTCACCGGCGAGGTCGGCGCCGAGCGCACGAACGCCTCGACCACCCAGCTCTACGACGTCACCACCCAGGACTGGTCGGTCGAGCTGGCCAAGCGGGTCGGCCTGCCGTGGGCGGTGCTGCCGCCGCTGCGCGACCCCGGGTCCGTCGTCGGCCCCCTGCTCCCCGACCTGGCCGAGCAGGTGGGCGCCGACCCCGGCACACCCGTGGTGGCCGTGGGCTCGCACGACACCGCCTCGGCGGTCGTCGGGGTGCCGGCCGAGGGTGACGACGTCGCCTACATCTCCTCGGGCACCTGGTCGCTGGTCGGCCTCGAGCTCGACCGTCCGGTCCTCACCGAGGCGGCGAGGCTGGCCGACTTCACCAACGAGGGCGGCGTCGACGGCACCATCCGCTTCCTGAAGAACGTGATGGGGCTGTGGGTGCTCTCGGAGTCGGTGCGCCAGTGGCAGCACAAGCGCGTCGCCGGTGCCGACCTGGCCACGCTGCTCGACGCGGCCGCGGGCCTGACCCCGCTGCGCACGGTCGTCGACATCAACGCCCCGCGCCTGCTGCCACCCGGCGACATGCCCGCCCGCATCCGGGCGCTCGCCCACGAGGCCGGCGAGCCGGTGCCACAGACACCGGCCGAGGTGACCCGCACGATCCTCGACTCGCTGGCGCTGGCCTACCGGCGCCACCTGCGCAGCGCCGCCGAGCTCTCGGGCCGCTCCTTCGACATCGTGCACGTGGTGGGCGGCGGGTCGCAGAACCACCTGCTGTGCCAGCTCACCGCCGACGCCCTGGGCGTGCCGGTGCTCGCCGGACCCGCCGAGGCCGCGGCCCTGGGCAACGTGCTCGTGCAGGCGCGGGCGCTCGGCGCCGACCTGCCCGACCTGGCGGCGATGCGCGCGCTGGTGCGGCGTACGCACGAGCTGCGACGCTTCGAGCCCCGCCCGGGTCTCGACTGGGACGCCGCCGAGGCGCGCGTGGTGCGGCCCTGA
- a CDS encoding (Fe-S)-binding protein codes for MTKRVPTPEGGPMRVALSVTCVNDAMFPETGKAVVRLLRRLGCEVDFPRAQTCCAQPMVNTGYLDEAVPVVRTYVDAFAGYDAVVTPSGSCAGSARHQHALVGRRGAENGSDPGLGAAVAGAPPTYELSEFLVDVLGVVDVGAYFPHTVTYHPTCHSLRMLGVGDRPRRLLEAVRGLRLVELPGAEECCGFGGTFAVKNADTSVAMGADKARHVRSTGAEVLVAGDNSCLMHVGGVLSRQRSGVRVVHLAEVLAATEGAEGQS; via the coding sequence ATGACAAAGCGCGTCCCCACCCCGGAAGGTGGTCCCATGCGAGTCGCCCTGTCGGTCACCTGCGTCAACGACGCGATGTTCCCCGAGACCGGCAAGGCGGTCGTGCGGCTCCTGCGACGCCTCGGCTGCGAGGTCGACTTCCCGCGCGCCCAGACCTGCTGCGCCCAGCCGATGGTCAACACCGGCTACCTCGACGAGGCGGTCCCGGTGGTGCGGACCTACGTCGACGCCTTCGCCGGGTACGACGCGGTCGTCACCCCGAGCGGGTCGTGCGCCGGGTCGGCGCGTCACCAGCACGCGCTGGTGGGCCGTCGTGGCGCCGAGAACGGCAGCGACCCGGGGCTGGGGGCGGCGGTGGCGGGTGCGCCGCCGACGTACGAGCTCTCGGAGTTCCTGGTCGACGTGCTGGGCGTGGTCGACGTGGGGGCCTACTTCCCGCACACGGTGACCTACCACCCGACGTGCCACTCGCTGCGGATGCTGGGGGTCGGTGACCGGCCGCGGCGGCTGCTGGAGGCGGTGCGGGGGCTGCGGCTGGTCGAGCTGCCCGGCGCGGAGGAGTGCTGCGGGTTCGGCGGCACCTTCGCGGTGAAGAACGCCGACACGTCGGTGGCGATGGGCGCCGACAAGGCGCGGCACGTGCGCTCGACCGGCGCCGAGGTACTTGTCGCGGGCGACAACTCCTGCCTGATGCACGTGGGCGGGGTGCTGTCGCGGCAGCGCTCGGGGGTGCGGGTGGTGCACCTGGCCGAGGTGCTGGCGGCCACCGAGGGCGCGGAGGGACAGTCGTGA
- a CDS encoding LUD domain-containing protein yields the protein MSGTFVGMPAFPEAARAALGDTQLRHNLAHATGVIRGKRAAVVGELEQAGIWEDLRLAGAAVKQRALDDLATHLEELERTLTAAGATVHWARDAAEANAVVAEVARAHGADEVVKVKSMATQEIGLNEALEAEGIAAWETDLAELIVQLGEDLPSHILVPAIHRNRAEIREIFLRRMADVGRPAPAGLTDEPAVLAGAAREHLREKFLRAKVGVSGANFAVAETGTLVVVESEGNGRMCLTLPEVLVSVVGIEKVVPTWAELDPLLRLLPRSSTGERMNPYTSTWSGTTPGDGPQEVHVVLLDNGRTRALADETGRQALRCIRCSACLNVCPVYERTGGHAYGSVYPGPIGAILNPLLADPDEPDAAARAQTDSLPYASSLCGACFEACPVRIDIPEVLVHLRSKVVDSHRADRVPKAEAVAMRAAAWVLADASRLGLVEKASGLSGRVLSRLSRTTLPGGRAAAGRLPGPGAAAWTGARDLPAPPAESFRAWWARTGGGSGEPATDLPSRTVADAPPPTTPYDAPHPVAAPAVSPQPNAAPGRVPPHRSDDNLDAPADPTGARAEVLGRVRTALEGVAPTPEPVVAPVGTPGSPAEVVDLFAERVADYRAVVERVGADDLADHLASLFAPTDRVVVPPGTDPALLAALGERAVADDDLSAADLDALDAVVTTASAGVAETGTIVLDHGPGQGRRALSLVPDRHVCLVRADQVVPDVPDAVARLAAAVEDGRALTWISGPSATSDIELDRVEGVHGPRRLHVVVVEDRA from the coding sequence GTGAGTGGGACGTTCGTGGGGATGCCGGCCTTCCCGGAGGCGGCGCGCGCGGCGCTGGGCGACACCCAGCTGCGCCACAACCTGGCGCACGCGACCGGGGTGATCCGCGGCAAGCGGGCGGCCGTGGTCGGCGAGCTGGAGCAGGCCGGGATCTGGGAGGACCTCCGACTGGCCGGGGCCGCGGTCAAGCAGCGAGCCCTCGACGACCTGGCCACCCACCTCGAGGAGCTGGAGCGCACCCTCACCGCGGCGGGTGCGACCGTGCACTGGGCGCGCGACGCCGCCGAGGCCAACGCGGTCGTGGCCGAGGTCGCCCGGGCCCACGGGGCCGACGAGGTCGTCAAGGTCAAGTCGATGGCGACCCAGGAGATCGGCCTCAACGAAGCGCTCGAGGCCGAGGGGATCGCGGCGTGGGAGACCGACCTCGCCGAGCTGATCGTGCAGCTGGGCGAGGACCTGCCCTCGCACATCCTGGTGCCGGCCATCCACCGCAACCGTGCCGAGATCCGCGAGATCTTCCTGCGCCGCATGGCCGACGTCGGCCGCCCCGCCCCCGCCGGCCTGACCGACGAGCCCGCCGTGCTCGCCGGGGCCGCCCGCGAGCACCTGCGCGAGAAGTTCCTGCGCGCCAAGGTCGGCGTCTCGGGGGCGAACTTCGCGGTGGCCGAGACCGGCACCCTGGTGGTGGTGGAGTCGGAGGGCAACGGGCGGATGTGCCTGACCCTGCCCGAGGTGCTCGTCAGCGTGGTCGGCATCGAGAAGGTGGTGCCGACCTGGGCCGAGCTCGACCCGCTGCTGCGGCTGCTGCCGCGCTCCTCGACCGGGGAGCGGATGAACCCCTACACCTCCACCTGGTCGGGCACCACGCCCGGCGACGGGCCGCAGGAGGTGCACGTGGTGCTCCTCGACAACGGACGCACCCGCGCGCTGGCCGACGAGACCGGGCGCCAGGCGCTGCGCTGCATCCGCTGCTCGGCCTGCCTGAACGTCTGCCCGGTCTACGAGCGCACCGGCGGGCACGCCTACGGCTCGGTCTACCCCGGCCCGATCGGGGCGATCCTCAACCCGCTGCTGGCCGATCCCGACGAACCGGATGCGGCCGCCCGGGCGCAGACCGATTCGCTGCCCTACGCCTCGTCGTTGTGCGGGGCCTGCTTCGAGGCCTGCCCGGTGCGCATCGACATCCCCGAGGTGCTGGTGCACCTGCGCTCCAAGGTCGTCGACTCCCACCGCGCCGACCGGGTGCCGAAGGCCGAGGCGGTGGCGATGAGGGCCGCGGCCTGGGTCCTCGCCGACGCCTCGCGCCTGGGTCTGGTCGAGAAGGCCTCCGGTCTGTCGGGCCGGGTGCTGTCGCGGCTCTCGCGCACCACGCTGCCCGGCGGTCGCGCCGCGGCGGGCCGCCTGCCCGGTCCGGGCGCTGCGGCCTGGACCGGCGCCCGCGACCTGCCCGCCCCGCCGGCGGAGTCCTTCCGGGCCTGGTGGGCCCGCACCGGCGGTGGGAGCGGTGAGCCGGCAACCGACCTGCCGAGCCGGACGGTTGCCGACGCACCGCCCCCGACGACGCCGTACGACGCCCCGCACCCGGTCGCTGCGCCGGCGGTGAGCCCACAACCGAACGCGGCCCCCGGGCGGGTGCCACCTCACCGCTCCGACGACAACCTCGACGCCCCCGCCGACCCGACCGGTGCCAGAGCCGAGGTCCTGGGGCGGGTCCGCACGGCGCTCGAGGGGGTCGCCCCGACGCCGGAGCCGGTCGTGGCCCCGGTCGGCACTCCGGGCTCGCCCGCCGAGGTCGTCGACCTGTTCGCCGAGCGGGTCGCCGACTACCGCGCCGTGGTCGAGCGGGTCGGGGCCGACGACCTCGCCGACCACCTGGCGTCGCTCTTCGCGCCGACCGACCGGGTCGTCGTGCCGCCCGGGACCGACCCGGCGCTGCTCGCGGCGCTGGGCGAGCGGGCCGTGGCCGACGACGACCTGTCGGCCGCCGACCTCGACGCCCTCGACGCCGTGGTCACCACCGCCAGCGCCGGGGTCGCCGAGACCGGCACGATCGTGCTCGACCACGGGCCCGGGCAGGGCCGCCGGGCGCTGAGCCTGGTGCCCGACCGGCACGTGTGCCTGGTGCGCGCCGACCAGGTCGTGCCCGACGTCCCCGACGCGGTGGCCCGGCTGGCCGCAGCGGTGGAGGACGGCCGCGCGCTGACCTGGATCAGCGGCCCCTCGGCCACCAGCGACATCGAGCTCGACCGGGTCGAGGGCGTCCACGGCCCCCGCCGGCTGCACGTCGTCGTCGTCGAGGACCGCGCGTGA
- a CDS encoding FAD-binding protein — translation MSAAPVRNWAGNHGYRFGAFAEPTSLAELQEVVSQAERVRVLGTGHSFNALPDTTGTLVSLRRMPDAVRVDPQRAVAAVGGGVPYARVVTELHRRGWALPTTGSLPHISVAGAVATGTHGSGVGHQVLAGPVSAITTVLGDGSLHTARRGEPGFEGHVVALGATGVVVDLELDLVPTYDVVQQLHPGLTWRDLLADPAAVLALGSSVSVFTLWSGADDEPVGEVLVKQRTDADPATTPGRERLLTRLGDPRPPEAPSSVLGDGDNLTPRGSAGPWHTRMPHFRHDREPSWGDEQQSEWFVPLERAAEAVAAVRSVADVLAPALIAGELRSIGADDIWLSMVHGRDSLALHFTWRNDDALVGEAVRAVEAALAAYDARPHWGKVAGPVDVDRLYPQAADFRRLRRSLDPAGVFLNDHLERLGLA, via the coding sequence GTGAGCGCGGCGCCGGTCCGCAACTGGGCCGGCAACCACGGCTACCGGTTCGGGGCCTTCGCCGAGCCGACGAGCCTGGCCGAGCTCCAGGAGGTGGTGTCGCAGGCCGAGCGGGTGCGGGTGCTCGGCACCGGCCACTCCTTCAACGCCCTGCCCGACACGACCGGCACGCTGGTCTCGCTGCGCCGGATGCCCGACGCGGTGCGCGTCGACCCGCAGCGGGCGGTGGCCGCCGTGGGCGGGGGAGTGCCGTACGCCCGGGTGGTCACCGAGCTGCACCGGCGCGGCTGGGCGCTGCCCACCACCGGGTCGCTGCCCCACATCTCCGTGGCCGGCGCCGTCGCCACCGGCACCCACGGCTCGGGCGTGGGCCACCAGGTGCTGGCGGGCCCGGTCTCGGCGATCACCACGGTGCTGGGCGACGGCTCGCTGCACACCGCCCGCCGCGGCGAGCCCGGCTTCGAGGGCCACGTGGTCGCCCTGGGCGCCACCGGGGTCGTCGTGGACCTCGAGCTCGACCTGGTCCCGACGTACGACGTCGTCCAGCAGCTGCACCCCGGGCTGACCTGGCGCGACCTGCTCGCCGACCCGGCGGCGGTGCTCGCGCTCGGCAGCAGCGTCAGCGTGTTCACGCTCTGGAGCGGCGCCGACGACGAGCCCGTGGGCGAGGTGCTGGTCAAGCAGCGCACCGACGCGGACCCGGCCACCACCCCCGGGCGCGAGCGGCTCCTCACCCGCCTGGGCGACCCGCGGCCCCCCGAGGCCCCCTCGAGCGTCCTGGGCGACGGCGACAACCTGACGCCGCGCGGCAGCGCCGGGCCGTGGCACACGCGGATGCCCCACTTCCGCCACGACCGCGAGCCCAGCTGGGGCGACGAGCAGCAGAGCGAGTGGTTCGTGCCGCTCGAGCGGGCCGCCGAGGCGGTGGCCGCGGTGCGCTCGGTCGCCGACGTCCTCGCCCCGGCCCTGATCGCCGGCGAGCTGCGCAGCATCGGCGCCGACGACATCTGGCTCTCGATGGTCCACGGCCGCGACTCGCTGGCGCTGCACTTCACCTGGCGCAACGACGACGCCCTGGTCGGCGAGGCCGTCCGCGCGGTCGAGGCCGCGCTGGCGGCGTACGACGCCCGCCCGCACTGGGGCAAGGTCGCCGGTCCGGTCGACGTCGACCGGCTCTACCCGCAGGCGGCCGACTTCCGCCGCCTGCGGCGCTCGCTCGACCCCGCCGGCGTGTTCCTCAACGACCACCTGGAGCGCCTCGGCCTGGCCTGA
- a CDS encoding DeoR/GlpR family DNA-binding transcription regulator, which yields MEAVRRQREILDRARSDGRVDVVALANDLGVAPETVRRDLRHLADRGVVQRVHGGAYPVESAGFESDLAARTLSGVSQKRRVAAAAAEHLEGAETVYVDEGFTPQLVAEALRPEGPLTVVTSSLLTATALAGQAGVTVLVLGGRVRGRTMATVDHWATRMLDDLVIDLAFLGSNGVSREHGLTTPDPAVAAVKNLVVQRSRRRVFVGVAKKFGVSSFCRFADIADFEALVTDTGLSATEAHRYAALGPQVVRA from the coding sequence ATGGAAGCCGTCCGGCGCCAGCGCGAGATCCTCGACCGGGCCCGCTCCGACGGCCGGGTCGACGTCGTCGCCCTGGCCAACGACCTGGGCGTCGCCCCCGAGACCGTGCGTCGCGACCTGCGCCACCTGGCCGACCGCGGGGTCGTCCAGCGGGTGCACGGCGGGGCCTACCCCGTCGAGAGCGCCGGCTTCGAGAGCGACCTCGCCGCCCGGACCCTCAGCGGGGTCAGCCAGAAGCGCCGGGTGGCCGCGGCCGCCGCCGAGCACCTCGAGGGCGCCGAGACCGTCTACGTCGACGAGGGCTTCACCCCGCAGCTGGTGGCCGAGGCGCTGCGGCCCGAGGGGCCGCTGACCGTGGTCACCTCCTCTCTGCTCACCGCCACGGCGCTGGCCGGCCAAGCCGGCGTGACCGTGCTGGTGCTCGGCGGCCGGGTGCGCGGGCGCACCATGGCCACCGTCGACCACTGGGCCACCAGGATGCTCGACGACCTCGTCATCGACCTGGCCTTCCTGGGCTCCAACGGCGTGTCCCGCGAGCACGGGCTGACCACCCCCGACCCGGCCGTGGCCGCGGTCAAGAACCTGGTCGTCCAGCGCTCGCGACGACGCGTCTTCGTCGGGGTCGCCAAGAAGTTCGGGGTCTCGAGCTTCTGCCGCTTCGCCGACATCGCCGACTTCGAGGCGCTGGTGACCGACACGGGTCTCAGCGCCACCGAGGCGCACCGCTACGCAGCACTCGGACCCCAGGTGGTGCGCGCCTAG
- a CDS encoding ABC transporter substrate-binding protein, protein MGTTTKRLAAAAIAPAVAGLVLSGCAGAGGGGEAGTDGEGGAITVLMVGNPQMQDIQQITEDTFTADTGIEVNYTVLPENELRDKVTQDVATGAGQYDVVSVGAYEVPIWAKNGWLKPLDEYVEGDDDYDVDDLLDPMIASLSSDDQLYALPFYGESSFLMYRKDVLEDEGLEMPERPTWDEVADIAAEVDGAQPGMKGICLRGLPGWGEMFAPLTTVVNTFGGTWFTEDWEAQVDGPEFTEAVQFYVDLVREHGEAGASQAGFTECLNAMSQSKVAMWYDATSAAGSLEDPKVSNVAGKIGYAFAPVKETDSSGWLWTWSWAMPETTTNSDAAAEFMKWATSKEYEQTVGEELGWSRLPAGKRESTYEIPEYQEVSEAFGPITLQAIEEADPTDPGVQPRPTVGVQFVGIPEFADLGTKVSQEISAAIAGRGTVEEALAQGQELAEEVAAEYQ, encoded by the coding sequence ATGGGCACCACGACAAAGCGGCTCGCCGCAGCCGCCATCGCACCCGCGGTGGCAGGCCTCGTACTCAGCGGATGCGCAGGCGCCGGTGGGGGCGGGGAGGCCGGCACCGACGGGGAGGGTGGCGCGATCACCGTCCTCATGGTCGGCAACCCGCAGATGCAGGACATCCAGCAGATCACCGAGGACACCTTCACCGCCGACACCGGCATCGAGGTCAACTACACGGTGCTGCCCGAGAACGAGCTGCGCGACAAGGTCACCCAGGACGTCGCCACCGGCGCCGGGCAGTACGACGTGGTCTCGGTGGGCGCCTACGAGGTGCCGATCTGGGCCAAGAACGGCTGGCTCAAGCCGCTCGACGAGTACGTCGAGGGCGACGACGACTACGACGTCGACGACCTGCTCGACCCGATGATCGCCTCGCTGTCCTCCGACGACCAGCTCTACGCGCTCCCCTTCTACGGCGAGTCCTCGTTCCTGATGTACCGCAAGGACGTGCTCGAGGACGAGGGCCTCGAGATGCCCGAGCGGCCCACCTGGGACGAGGTCGCCGACATCGCAGCCGAGGTCGACGGCGCCCAGCCGGGCATGAAGGGGATCTGCCTGCGCGGGCTGCCGGGCTGGGGCGAGATGTTCGCCCCGCTCACCACGGTGGTCAACACGTTCGGTGGCACCTGGTTCACCGAGGACTGGGAGGCCCAGGTCGACGGCCCCGAGTTCACCGAGGCCGTGCAGTTCTACGTCGACCTGGTGCGCGAGCACGGTGAGGCCGGCGCCTCGCAGGCGGGCTTCACCGAGTGCCTCAACGCGATGAGCCAGAGCAAGGTCGCGATGTGGTACGACGCCACCTCGGCCGCCGGCTCCCTGGAGGACCCCAAGGTCAGCAACGTGGCCGGGAAGATCGGCTACGCCTTCGCGCCGGTCAAGGAGACCGACTCCAGCGGCTGGCTGTGGACCTGGTCGTGGGCGATGCCCGAGACCACCACCAACTCCGACGCGGCCGCCGAGTTCATGAAGTGGGCCACCTCGAAGGAGTACGAGCAGACCGTCGGCGAGGAGCTCGGCTGGTCGCGGCTGCCCGCGGGCAAGCGTGAGAGCACCTACGAGATCCCCGAGTACCAGGAGGTCTCGGAGGCCTTCGGCCCGATCACGCTGCAGGCCATCGAGGAGGCCGACCCGACCGACCCGGGCGTCCAGCCCCGCCCGACCGTGGGCGTCCAGTTCGTCGGCATCCCCGAGTTCGCCGACCTCGGCACCAAGGTCTCGCAGGAGATCTCGGCCGCCATCGCCGGCAGGGGCACCGTCGAGGAGGCGCTGGCCCAGGGCCAGGAGCTCGCCGAGGAGGTCGCGGCCGAGTACCAGTGA